One part of the Corynebacterium aurimucosum ATCC 700975 genome encodes these proteins:
- a CDS encoding isoprenyl transferase, with product MKFLSQLLYPLYEARLTREIKNKPQPRHVAIMADGNRRWAREAGFTDISHGHRQGARKISEMISWCQGTDIEVVTIYLLSTENLKRSEQEVQLLFDIISDVVTHLSQGDLDCQIRLVGHLDLLPEQVTAKMQCAAEATEDHQGVIVNIAVGYGGRQEIVDAVQSLIRSESEKGLSAEEIAENVTAEAITGNLYTKGLPDPDLVIRTSGEQRLSGFLLWQAAYSEIWFTDTYWPAFRRVDFLRALRDYSQRSRRFGR from the coding sequence GTGAAGTTCCTAAGCCAGCTCCTATACCCCCTGTATGAGGCGCGTCTAACGCGTGAGATTAAGAACAAACCGCAGCCACGCCACGTGGCAATCATGGCGGATGGCAATCGCCGCTGGGCGCGCGAGGCGGGCTTTACGGATATTAGCCACGGTCACCGCCAGGGAGCGCGGAAAATTAGTGAGATGATCTCTTGGTGCCAAGGCACCGACATTGAGGTCGTCACTATTTACCTGTTGTCGACGGAAAATTTGAAGCGCAGCGAGCAGGAAGTGCAGCTGCTCTTTGACATCATTTCTGATGTTGTCACGCACCTCTCCCAGGGTGATCTGGATTGCCAAATCCGTCTCGTGGGACACTTGGATCTGCTCCCTGAACAAGTTACCGCCAAAATGCAGTGTGCTGCTGAAGCCACGGAGGATCATCAGGGCGTCATCGTTAACATCGCGGTGGGCTACGGCGGACGTCAAGAAATCGTCGACGCCGTGCAGAGCCTCATTCGCAGCGAATCCGAAAAGGGATTGAGCGCGGAGGAGATCGCGGAAAACGTGACGGCAGAGGCCATCACCGGCAACCTCTACACCAAAGGTTTGCCGGACCCCGATCTTGTGATCCGCACCTCCGGTGAACAGCGTCTTTCCGGCTTCCTTTTGTGGCAGGCTGCTTATTCGGAGATTTGGTTTACAGATACCTATTGGCCTGCTTTCCGCCGGGTAGACTTCTTACGCGCCTTGCGCGATTATTCTCAGCGCTCGCGCCGCTTCGGACGCTAA
- the coaA gene encoding type I pantothenate kinase, with product MARMTDASPYLDFDRDTWRALRKSMPQVLTANEVEKLRGIGDRIDLTEVAEVYLPLSRLIHMQVEARQKLTAATEAFLGNPPTHVPFVIGVAGSVAVGKSTTARLLQVLLERWESHPKVDLVTTDGFLYPTAYLKEHGLMQRKGYPESYDRRALMRFVTDVKSGKPLVTAPLYSHVSYDIVPGEFQEVRQPDILILEGLNVLQTGPTLMVSDLFDFSVYVDARVDDIEKWYIDRFLKLRHTAFREPGAHFASFADMTDEEAYVQAREIWQSINLPNLIENILPTRVRASLVLRKGSHHLVDRVRMRKL from the coding sequence ATGGCGCGAATGACCGATGCGAGCCCGTACCTCGATTTTGACCGTGATACGTGGCGTGCCCTGCGTAAATCCATGCCACAGGTGCTAACGGCAAACGAGGTGGAAAAACTCCGCGGCATCGGTGACCGCATCGACCTCACCGAGGTAGCAGAGGTTTACCTCCCTCTTTCGCGTCTCATTCATATGCAGGTGGAGGCCCGACAAAAACTCACCGCGGCCACCGAAGCCTTCTTAGGTAATCCGCCGACGCACGTGCCCTTCGTTATTGGCGTCGCTGGCTCTGTTGCCGTGGGCAAATCCACGACAGCACGCCTGCTCCAAGTACTCCTTGAGCGCTGGGAATCCCACCCGAAGGTCGACTTGGTGACCACGGACGGCTTCCTCTACCCCACCGCCTACCTCAAAGAACACGGGCTGATGCAGCGCAAGGGCTACCCCGAGTCCTATGACCGCCGCGCGCTGATGCGTTTTGTTACCGATGTTAAATCGGGCAAACCCCTAGTCACGGCCCCGCTCTACTCGCACGTGTCCTATGACATCGTCCCCGGGGAATTTCAGGAGGTCCGGCAGCCGGACATCCTCATCTTAGAGGGCCTCAACGTCCTGCAAACAGGCCCGACCCTCATGGTCTCCGACCTGTTCGACTTCTCTGTTTATGTGGACGCCCGAGTCGACGACATTGAAAAGTGGTACATTGACCGCTTCCTCAAGCTCCGGCACACCGCTTTCCGCGAACCAGGTGCGCACTTCGCCTCCTTCGCGGACATGACGGATGAGGAAGCCTACGTGCAGGCCCGTGAAATCTGGCAGTCCATCAACCTGCCCAATCTCATTGAGAATATTTTGCCCACCCGGGTGCGCGCTTCCTTGGTTCTGCGCAAGGGCTCACACCACTTGGTAGATCGGGTGCGGATGCGCAAGCTGTAG
- the glyA gene encoding serine hydroxymethyltransferase codes for MTTTNNSDVRYQEMRDLDPEVFDAISGEIARQRDTLEMIASENFVPRAVLQAQGSVLTNKYAEGYPGRRYYGGCEHVDVVEDLARDRAKALFGADFANVQPHSGAQANAAVLASLIQPGDKIMGLSLAHGGHLTHGMKLNFSGKLYDVAAYEVDPETMRLDMDKVREQALAEKPQVIIAGWSAYPRTIDFEAFRSIADEVGAYLWTDMAHFAGLVAAGLHPSPVPHSDVVSSTVHKTLGGPRSGLILAKQDFAKKINSNVFPGQQGGPLMHVIAAKAIALKIAATEEFKERQERTLEGARILAERLTAEDCTKAGVDVLTGGTDVHLVLADLRNSELDGQQAEDLLHEVGITVNRNAVPNDPRPPMVTSGLRIGTPALATRGLDAAAFTEVADVIGTALANGKNADVAKLRARVEKVAADFPLYDGLEDWKLV; via the coding sequence ATGACGACTACGAACAATTCAGACGTGCGCTACCAGGAGATGCGCGATCTTGACCCCGAGGTCTTCGATGCTATTTCCGGTGAGATTGCTCGTCAGCGCGATACCCTCGAGATGATTGCTTCGGAGAACTTCGTCCCCCGTGCGGTTCTGCAGGCGCAGGGTTCTGTTCTCACCAACAAGTACGCAGAGGGCTACCCGGGACGCCGCTACTACGGCGGCTGCGAGCACGTCGACGTCGTGGAGGATCTGGCCCGCGATCGCGCTAAGGCGCTGTTTGGCGCTGATTTTGCCAACGTCCAGCCGCACTCCGGTGCCCAGGCCAACGCTGCGGTCCTGGCTTCGCTGATCCAGCCGGGTGACAAGATCATGGGCCTGTCCTTGGCGCATGGCGGTCACCTGACCCACGGTATGAAGCTGAACTTCTCCGGCAAGCTTTACGACGTTGCCGCGTACGAGGTTGACCCGGAGACCATGCGCCTCGATATGGATAAGGTGCGCGAGCAGGCTCTGGCAGAAAAGCCGCAGGTGATCATTGCTGGTTGGTCCGCCTACCCGCGCACCATCGACTTTGAGGCTTTCCGCTCCATCGCCGATGAGGTCGGCGCCTACCTGTGGACGGATATGGCGCACTTCGCGGGCCTCGTGGCAGCTGGTCTGCACCCCTCCCCGGTGCCGCACTCCGATGTTGTGTCCTCCACCGTCCACAAGACTCTTGGTGGCCCGCGCTCTGGACTTATCTTGGCCAAGCAGGACTTTGCCAAGAAGATCAACTCCAACGTCTTTCCGGGCCAGCAGGGCGGACCGCTCATGCACGTTATCGCGGCAAAGGCTATCGCCCTCAAGATTGCGGCCACCGAGGAGTTCAAGGAGCGTCAGGAGCGCACCCTGGAAGGTGCTCGCATCCTGGCTGAGCGCCTGACCGCTGAGGATTGCACCAAGGCAGGTGTCGACGTCCTCACCGGTGGTACCGACGTGCACCTCGTCTTGGCGGATCTGCGTAACTCCGAGCTCGATGGCCAGCAGGCGGAGGACCTTCTCCACGAGGTCGGCATCACCGTGAACCGCAATGCGGTTCCGAATGATCCGCGCCCGCCGATGGTTACCTCTGGTCTGCGCATTGGTACCCCGGCCTTGGCTACCCGCGGCCTCGACGCGGCGGCCTTCACCGAGGTGGCCGATGTTATCGGTACCGCACTGGCAAACGGTAAGAACGCGGACGTCGCCAAGCTGCGCGCCCGCGTGGAGAAGGTCGCCGCGGACTTCCCGCTCTACGACGGCCTCGAAGACTGGAAGCTGGTCTAA
- a CDS encoding DUF5997 family protein — translation MRAQTAAKKLGIYLPATPEEFQANAVTHAQLRDLQENPPEWLATLRREGPHPRPVVAQKLGISVTALKKNEMDRPLTTAEIKELLSAMPEWLEAARKAHAEERSEA, via the coding sequence ATGCGCGCGCAAACCGCGGCCAAGAAGCTGGGCATCTACCTGCCGGCCACCCCGGAGGAGTTTCAAGCCAACGCAGTAACCCACGCGCAACTGCGCGACTTGCAGGAGAATCCGCCGGAATGGCTCGCTACCCTACGCCGCGAGGGCCCGCATCCGCGCCCAGTGGTGGCACAGAAGCTGGGGATCTCCGTGACCGCGCTGAAGAAGAACGAGATGGACCGCCCTCTCACCACCGCGGAAATTAAAGAACTCCTCAGCGCAATGCCCGAGTGGCTCGAGGCCGCCCGGAAAGCTCACGCTGAGGAGCGTTCGGAAGCTTAG